TCTTTTAAAGTTTCGCCTTTATATTTATAGGCTACACATAATTTAAGTTTTTCAAAGCCTGATAAAACATCTAATAAAGTAAGTGCAATTTGATCTAGACCGCTTACCCTTTTTGCATATCTAGCAATCACAAGATCAAGCCAACCTATTCTACGCGGCCTTCCTGTAGTTGTTCCAAATTCTCCACCTGCTTCTCTAATTTTGTCCCCTATATCATCTTTTAATTCACTGGGGAAAGGTCCGTCTCCAACCCTTGTTGAGTAAGCTTTTAAAACTCCTAAAACATTTGTTATATTAGTAGGTCCTATCCCAGCTCCAATGCATACCCCGCCTGCTACGGGATTAGAAGAAGTCACAAAAGGATACGTTCCATGATCTAAATCCAAGAGTGTACCCTGTGCCCCTTCAAATAACAATTTTTCACCGTTTTCTAAAGCTGTATTTATATAGTAAGAGGAATCTCCAATAAAAGGTTTAATCCTTTCTGCATATCTAGTAATATCTGCTACCATTTTATCCGGGTCAAAAGCCTTTGAATCATATACCCTGTCAAGAAGCTGGTTCTTTTCTTTCAAAGAGTTTTCAATTTTTTTCTTAAGTATCTCCGGTTCTAAGAGATCACAAACCCTTATCCCTTTCCTTGCAGCTTTGTCCATATAACAGGGGCCTATGCCCTTCTTGGTTGTCCCTATTTTTTCCTGGTCTCTTCTTTCTTCATCAAGTTCATCTAGCACCTTATGATAAGGCATTATTAAATGAGCTCTATCACTTATTATCAGGTTCTTTACTGTAACACCATTTTCTTCAAGATAGTCTAGCTCACTTATAAGAGCTTCTAGATCAATAACCATCCCATTCCCAAGCACACACATTTTATCAGGATAAAATATTCCAGATGGTATTAAGTGTAATTTATATTCTTTATCAGCAATTTTTACGGTATGGCCTGCATTATTTCCCCCCTGGTAACGTGTAATTACATCAGATTTTTCAGCCAAAAAGTCCGTAATCTTACCCTTACCTTCATCTCCCCATTGTGTACCTACAATTACAACACTTGACATTTATTTCCCTCCTAAGGTTTTAAGGCTAATACCTTTTTAGTATCTCTCTAGCAACAAGCATACCTGATACTGAAGCTTGTATTAGCCCTCTAGTTACACCTGCTCCATCTCCACAGGCAAAAAGATTTTTTATGGATGTCTCCAGATTATTGTCTAGTGCTATTCTAGAACTATAAAATTTGACTTCTACTCCATAGAGTAAAGTATGACGCGAATATATCCCCGGAATAAATTCATCCATAGCTTTTAACATTTGTCTTATACTCACTAGATGTCTATAAGGCAAAACCAGGCTCAGATCACCAGGGGTTGCTTCATTTAGGGTTGGTCTGACATGGCCCTTCTTTAATCTATCTTCTGTAGTTCTTCTGCCATTTAACAAATCTCCGAGTCTTTGAACTAAAACTCCTCCCCCTAACATATTAGCTAACCTGGCGATGTCTTTCCCGTATCTTATTGGTTCATTAAAAGGCTTTGTAAAGTTTTTACTTACCAGCAGAGCAAAATTTGTATTCTCTGTTTTATAGTTGGCATAACTATGACCATTAACAGTCATCAAACCTTCATTATTTTCTAGAACCACCTCCCCATGAGGGTTCATACAGAAAGTTCTAACACTATCTTCAAAAGAATGCGAATGATATATAAGTTTTGATTCATATATTTCGTTTGTTATATGTTCTAAAGTTACGGCAGGGACTTCAACTCTTACTCCTATGTCAACTGGATTGTTGCTTCTTTGTAAACCTAGTTTATCTATCTGATTTAAAAACCATTCAGAACCTGACCTTCCGGGCGCACTTATTACATAATCTGAATAATATTTTTCTTCGTCTTTTGTTTCTACTCCGATTACCTTTCCTTCATCAATAAGCAAATCTTTTATATATACCCCCGTTAAAACATCAACGTACTGGTCTAAGTGTTCTCTAATATCAGCCAAAATTTGAGTACTACTATCAGTTCCTAAGTGCCTAATTTTGGCCGGGATTAACTTCAAATCAGCACTAGCAGCCTCCCTTTGAAACTGCTTTATTTTATCCTTATCTCCTTCATAATGTTTAGTAGGCGCCCCAAAGTTTTGATATATTTTGTCTGCCTCATCAATCAATTCTTCTATCTTTTCTTCTGGTTGATATTCAGTCAAAAAACCTCCAAAATCCTTGGTCAAGGTTAACTTACCATCGCTAAAAGCTCCTGCTCCGCCCCATCCACTTACTAGATTACACGGCTTACAGTCATAGCATTTGCCTTTTTTGTTTGTTATTGCACAATCTCTATTTGATAATTCCTTCCCTTTATCAATAATTAGCACTTTCATGTCATCTTTTTTTGTAAGCTCTAGAGCAGCAAATATTCCAGCCGGACCAGCACCAATTATTATACAATCATATTTTCTCATTGCTATCCTCCTTTAATTCTTATTGCGAACGATATTTTCCTAGGATAGCAGTTGTCCGTGTATGCCAAACATCTTTTGTTGGACTATTTAGCAGCATCTTTAGTTTAACAGATCCTGGTGTGATTGTCAATCAATTTTACGAACAATCTTCTGACTTTCCTCGCTATCGTTCGCTATTATTTGTTAGTCATTACTTATTTTAAACAATTAAATAAAAAAAGATGGTTTATATCTTAATTTATAATAAAACCATCTTTATAATATA
The Natranaerofaba carboxydovora genome window above contains:
- a CDS encoding NAD(P)/FAD-dependent oxidoreductase — translated: MRKYDCIIIGAGPAGIFAALELTKKDDMKVLIIDKGKELSNRDCAITNKKGKCYDCKPCNLVSGWGGAGAFSDGKLTLTKDFGGFLTEYQPEEKIEELIDEADKIYQNFGAPTKHYEGDKDKIKQFQREAASADLKLIPAKIRHLGTDSSTQILADIREHLDQYVDVLTGVYIKDLLIDEGKVIGVETKDEEKYYSDYVISAPGRSGSEWFLNQIDKLGLQRSNNPVDIGVRVEVPAVTLEHITNEIYESKLIYHSHSFEDSVRTFCMNPHGEVVLENNEGLMTVNGHSYANYKTENTNFALLVSKNFTKPFNEPIRYGKDIARLANMLGGGVLVQRLGDLLNGRRTTEDRLKKGHVRPTLNEATPGDLSLVLPYRHLVSIRQMLKAMDEFIPGIYSRHTLLYGVEVKFYSSRIALDNNLETSIKNLFACGDGAGVTRGLIQASVSGMLVAREILKRY
- a CDS encoding adenylosuccinate synthase, which encodes MSSVVIVGTQWGDEGKGKITDFLAEKSDVITRYQGGNNAGHTVKIADKEYKLHLIPSGIFYPDKMCVLGNGMVIDLEALISELDYLEENGVTVKNLIISDRAHLIMPYHKVLDELDEERRDQEKIGTTKKGIGPCYMDKAARKGIRVCDLLEPEILKKKIENSLKEKNQLLDRVYDSKAFDPDKMVADITRYAERIKPFIGDSSYYINTALENGEKLLFEGAQGTLLDLDHGTYPFVTSSNPVAGGVCIGAGIGPTNITNVLGVLKAYSTRVGDGPFPSELKDDIGDKIREAGGEFGTTTGRPRRIGWLDLVIARYAKRVSGLDQIALTLLDVLSGFEKLKLCVAYKYKGETLKEFPASLEVLSKCEPVLEELPGWEEDITGIESYDDLPTNAKNYLKRIEEICSVPISVISVGPGRDQTKIIKDIF